CCAAAACCCCAGGCGGCGGCCACCGGGATAGCGGCCTCGCGCCGAATCTGCCCGGCTATCGGACCCAGAAAGCCCGGCCCCCAGGGAATCTTGGCATTCGGCGCCGTGATGGCGATGCTGACGCTGAGCAGGTCCAGCCCACCGGCCTTGAAGCGGCGAGTCAGTTCGATGGACTCGGGCAGCGTTTGTTCATCCCGGCCATCGAATTCCACAACACCAAATCGCAGCGTCAGCGGCAGGTGTTCGGGCCAGACCTCGCGCACAGCGGCCAGGGTTTCCAGCAGAAAACGGCTGCGATTTTCAAAGCTGCCGCCATACGCGTCGGTGCGCTGGTTGGCATACACAGAAAAAAAGCTTTGCGCCAGATAGCCGTGGGCGAAGTGCAGCTCCAGCCATTCGAAGCCGGCATCCCGCGCGCGGCGCGCGGCGTCGGCAAAATCCTGGCGCACGCGGGCAATGTCCTCCAGCGTCATGGCCTTGGGCGGTTTTGGCAGATTGGCACCGGCCGCGACCGCCGAGGGCGCGATGGTCTGCCAGCCGCGCGGATCGTCTTCGGCCATGTGATCGTCGCCTTCCCAGGGCCGGTTGGCGCTGGCCTTGCGCCCGGCATGGGCAATCTGAATGCCCGGCACGGCACCGGCCGCCTTGATGGCCTTCACGATGGGCACGAACGCCTGTCCCAGATTGTCGTTCCAGATGCCGGTGCAGCCGGGCGTGATGCGGCCTTCCGGGGCCACGGCGGTGGCTTCCACCACCACCAGTCCGGCGCCACCGCGCGCCAGCCCGGCCAGATGCACCTGGTGCCAGTCGTTTACCCGGCCGTCGATGGCCGAGTACTGGCACATGGGCGGCACCGCAATGCGGTTGCGCAGGGTGATGTCCTTGAGTGTGAAGGGTTGGAACAAAGCGGACACGGTGGATTCCTGTGAGATTTGAGGTGGTGGTCGGGTCTGGACGATTCGCCAAACGTTTGAAAAATTGCGTGGCAAGCGGCGCTTTACCGGTCCTTGCGGCGGCTCGCTCAATGCGGCGTGGATCGTGACGCATCGTATCGCGGGTGGTGTTCGATCCTTAATTTGAAGCCGTCGCGGCGCAGTGCTACTTTGGTAACACCATAAGCTGGGGCACGGGACATGACTACCACTTCGCTGAAACTGCCAGACGAACTTAAAGCGCGTGCCGCAGCGGCGGCAAAAACCCGGGGCATCACCACCCACGCCTTCATGCTGGAGGCGATTCGTGGCGCCACCGCAGCCACCGAGCAGCGTGCCGAGTTCGTGGCCGCCGCCCAGGCGGCTCGAAGCGACATATTGCACAGCGGCAAGGGCTACGCGGCGGACGAGGTTCACCAATATCTGCACGCCAAGGCCAGCGGGGCTCCCGCCCGCCGGCCGAAGGCCAAGTCCTGGCGCGCCTGATTTATTCCGAAACCGCCCTCGGTGATTTCGAGCGCCTGACAGACTTCTTATTGGAGACCAACCCACAGATCGCGGTCGAAACCGTCGACCTAATTGAGGAAGCGGTTGATGTATTGCGCAATCACCCGCTGATCGGGCGCCCGGTGGAGGCGGGGCTACGCGAGCTGATCGTCTCGCGCGGTCGCACTGGCTATGTTGTCCTGTACGACTTCGCGGCGACCGACGACGCGGTGCTGCTGCTGTCTATCCGCCATCAGCGCGAAGCGGGATACGCCGACTGGAGCGATCTGTAAACGGGTAGCGCAAAGGCCAATTTTGGGAAGCCGGGTTAGGTGGTCATGCCGCGAGTCCGGCATTCCGCATGCCTTTGTAGTGCAATACGGCCTACCGGTGCGAGGGCGGTCGCTTCCGCGCGCCAACCCTGCCAGATGCCGCGTTCGCCACGGGCAACGCGCGCCGGCGAACGCCGTTTGGTCGCCGGCAAGCGCCTGGAGAAGCCGCCCTTTATCAAGCGCCAACGGGTGGCGAAGGCCACGTCGCCGGGCAGCAGTTCAATGACGCAATGCAGGTGATCGGGCAAAACCAATCAGCCGTGGATGGCGAATGGATGCGCACGCCGCGCCTCGCGCAGACTGGTCCGCAGCGAGGCGATGTGTTGCGTCAGAAGTGTTCAACCACGCCGTCGCAGCGTGTTGATCGTGAAGAAATGCGTCCTGTCTGGGTGCCAGGTGTGTCGTTAGTCGGGCATGGTGTGGCTTGGCAGGAATGCGGCGCAATGCGCTGCGCTTTTTACGCAGGCTGGAACGGTGGACTGAGCCTCACGCTTTTTCAATTAGAAAGAGGAACTCTCTATTTGGCGCTTCAGCGTCCCGAACCCATTCATTTGTCCAGCGCATGTCGGCCATAACATTTCGACGGTAGTCGACTTCCACAACTTCAAGCAGCCGACCATTCTCCAGAATGACTCGATTGAGCTCCTCGGCAGTTGCT
This DNA window, taken from Immundisolibacter sp., encodes the following:
- a CDS encoding NADH:flavin oxidoreductase/NADH oxidase, yielding MSALFQPFTLKDITLRNRIAVPPMCQYSAIDGRVNDWHQVHLAGLARGGAGLVVVEATAVAPEGRITPGCTGIWNDNLGQAFVPIVKAIKAAGAVPGIQIAHAGRKASANRPWEGDDHMAEDDPRGWQTIAPSAVAAGANLPKPPKAMTLEDIARVRQDFADAARRARDAGFEWLELHFAHGYLAQSFFSVYANQRTDAYGGSFENRSRFLLETLAAVREVWPEHLPLTLRFGVVEFDGRDEQTLPESIELTRRFKAGGLDLLSVSIAITAPNAKIPWGPGFLGPIAGQIRREAAIPVAAAWGFGEPAVAEKALQNGQLDLVLIGKGHLANPHWPYLAARELKIDNPAWVLPAPYAHWLSALR
- a CDS encoding type II toxin-antitoxin system RelE/ParE family toxin; translated protein: METNPQIAVETVDLIEEAVDVLRNHPLIGRPVEAGLRELIVSRGRTGYVVLYDFAATDDAVLLLSIRHQREAGYADWSDL